One Triplophysa rosa linkage group LG9, Trosa_1v2, whole genome shotgun sequence genomic window carries:
- the oprm1 gene encoding mu-type opioid receptor, protein METSGNISDFLYPFTNPAMSNNSAFCRNFSNSSSVTNLSSSRCDRTPELDKSSTPVIVAIIITALYSIVCVVGLVGNVLVMYVIIRYTKMKTATNIYIFNLALADALATSTLPFQSVNYLMGTWPFGDVLCKIVMSIDYYNMFTSIFTLTTMSVDRYIAVCHPVKALDFRTPRNAKIVNVCNWILSSAIGLPVMVMASTTLEYNSSSFTITDCTLLFPHPSWYWENLLKICVFIFAFIMPVLIITVCYGLMILRLKSVRMLSGSKEKDRNLRRITRMVLVVVAVFIVCWTPIHIFVIIKALVTIPSSLLQTVTWHFCIALGYTNSCLNPVLYAFLDENFKRCFREFCIPSPSVLDLQNSTRTRNPQREGQSSGHTVDRTNQQV, encoded by the exons ATGGAAACCAGCGGCAACATTTCGGACTTTCTTTATCCGTTTACCAATCCGGCGATGTCGAACAACAGCGCGTTTTGCCGAAACTTCAGCAACAGCTCGAGTGTCACGAACCTGAGCAGCTCCAGAtgtgacaggacgcctgagctGGACAAGAGCTCAACTCCTGTCATAGTCGCGATCATCATCACTGCTTTATACTCAATAGTGTGTGTTGTGGGACTGGTGGGCAACGTGCTCGTTATGTATGTTATTATCAG ATACACCAAAATGAAAACTGCGACCAACATCTACATCTTCAACCTTGCTTTAGCAGATGCCCTGGCAACAAGTACTCTCCCATTCCAGAGCGTCAACTACCTGATGGGTACGTGGCCATTTGGAGATGTGCTGTGCAAGATTGTGATGTCCATTGATTACTACAACATGTTCACCAGCATCTTTACCCTCACCACAATGAGCGTCGACCGTTACATAGCTGTCTGCCATCCGGTTAAAGCCTTGGACTTCAGAACCCCCCGTAATGCCAAGATTGTCAACGTGTGTAACTGGATCCTTTCATCCGCTATCGGGCTTCCTGTCATGGTCATGGCCTCCACTACGCTTGAGTACAACAGCAGCT CGTTCACCATCACCGACTGCACTTTGCTCTTTCCCCACCCTTCCTGGTACTGGGAGAACCTCCTGAAGATCTGCGTTTTCATCTTTGCCTTCATCATGCCTGTGCTCATCATCACTGTCTGTTACGGCTTAATGATTCTCCGCCTGAAGAGCGTCCGCATGCTGTCTGGCTCGAAGGAGAAGGATCGCAATCTGCGCCGCATCACCCGAATGGTCCTGGTGGTGGTGGCGGTTTTCATCGTCTGCTGGACCCCGATTCACATCTTTGTCATCATCAAAGCCCTGGTGACCATTCCCAGCTCGCTCCTGCAGACTGTCACCTGGCATTTCTGCATCGCCCTCGGCTACACCAACAGCTGTCTCAACCCAGTCCTCTACGCCTTTCTGGATGAGAACTTCAAGCGATGTTTCCGGGAGTTCTGCATTCCAAGTCCTTCCGTGCTCGACCTGCAGAACTCCACGCGCACCAGGAACCCCCAGCGCGAGGGCCAGTCCAGCGGCCACACGGTAGACAGGACGAATCAGCAGGTATGA
- the sf3b5 gene encoding splicing factor 3B subunit 5 gives MTDRYNIHSQLEHLQSKYIGTGHADTSKWEWLVNQHRDSYCSYMGHFDLLNYFAVAENESKARVRFNLMEKMLQPCGPPADKPEDS, from the coding sequence ATGACAGACCGTTACAACATCCACAGCCAGCTGGAGCATCTTCAGTCCAAGTACATCGGCACAGGTCACGCAGACACCAGTAAATGGGAGTGGCTGGTTAACCAGCACAGAGACTCTTACTGCTCCTACATGGGACATTTTGACCTTCTTAATTACTTCGCCGTTGCAGAGAACGAGAGCAAGGCTCGTGTTCGCTTTAACCTGATGGAGAAGATGCTGCAGCCATGTGGGCCACCAGCTGATAAACCTGAAGATTCTTAA